One segment of Coffea arabica cultivar ET-39 chromosome 7c, Coffea Arabica ET-39 HiFi, whole genome shotgun sequence DNA contains the following:
- the LOC140010198 gene encoding dof zinc finger protein DOF5.7-like produces the protein MAPVNMAAKSSAANKDENNHGSGTRKSTSARSQEQALQCPRCDSQNTKFCYYNNYSLTQPRHFCKTCRRYWTKGGALRNVPIGGGSRKNKKSKPPSRLTVDPKDANMTSDIGGLKFFHGLTPAMDFQLGGITSFSRVLTNHSSPTSIYNQLSSSFGDISISGTTSGAITSSPCFNLDPSASSGGSLMGFNFPFSSVPKPAGDHGTALGFSTTPGDVHSSLAYSIESLSSINQDLHYKLQQQRLAMLYGTTGEDQKVMMSTSVNPSVPFEKPQPILFHNLENSTTPKTNASGVDINSRKEGINGTSLSTEWFFDNTTYAPVTPTPTNSGGNGGSDQNHLVNHNWNGMTNPVWNNLSQYSAL, from the coding sequence ATGGCACCAGTCAACATGGCAGCAAAGTCATCAGCAGCAAACAAAGATGAAAACAACCATGGCTCAGGCACCCGAAAATCAACATCAGCTAGGTCTCAAGAACAGGCTCTCCAGTGCCCCAGATGCGATTCGCAAAACACGAAGTTTTGCTACTACAACAATTACAGCCTCACTCAGCCGAGGCACTTTTGCAAGACATGCAGGAGGTATTGGACCAAAGGAGGGGCCTTGCGCAACGTTCCGATTGGCGGCGGTTCCAGGAAGAATAAGAAGTCCAAGCCTCCCTCAAGGCTTACCGTTGATCCAAAGGATGCAAATATGACATCTGATATTGGTGGATTGAAGTTCTTTCATGGTCTGACTCCAGCCATGGATTTTCAGCTTGGAGGGATAACTAGTTTCTCTAGAGTCCTTACAAATCACTCTTCTCCAACAAGTATTTATAATcaattgtcttcttcttttggaGACATTTCGATTTCCGGCACTACTTCTGGTGCAATTACCTCTAGCCCTTGTTTCAATCTTGATCCATCGGCAAGTTCTGGTGGTTCTCTAATGGGATTCAATTTCCCTTTCTCTTCTGTTCCCAAACCGGCTGGAGATCATGGCACTGCTTTAGGATTCAGCACTACACCTGGAGACGTTCATAGTTCTCTAGCTTACTCTATTGAGTCCTTGAGTTCTATCAACCAGGACCTCCACTATAAGTTGCAGCAGCAAAGGTTGGCCATGCTATATGGTACTACTGGGGAGGATCAGAAAGTGATGATGAGCACTTCTGTTAATCCATCTGTCCCTTTCGAGAAACCACAGCCCATTTTGTTTCACAACTTGGAGAATTCTACTACTCCGAAAACAAATGCTTCTGGTGTTGATATCAATTCAAGAAAGGAAGGAATCAATGGAACAAGCTTATCAACTGAGTGGTTCTTTGACAATACTACTTATGCCCCAGTTACCCCAACTCCAACCAACAGCGGCGGCAATGGTGGAAGTGATCAGAATCATTTGGTGAACCACAACTGGAATGGAATGACCAATCCAGTATGGAACAATCTGAGTCAATACAGTGCACTGTAG
- the LOC140010106 gene encoding kinesin-like protein KIN-14R, protein MENVGLNSSEQIPEEILIPDPHLSGVFSEKPINQESERVSAMDEDQTREPLADSMVCDMGSRLVPKGFTKPNCTEEIMLFINAGAQASVEIDSSMKFLADDYFQGGNIFQTEEYITEGGDCPFIYQSARLGNCSYVIDNLPPGDYCIDLHFVEIINVFGPKGMRTFNVFMQDEKVLSDFDVFSIVGANNPLQLVDARVSIKEEGPLIIRFEGISGSPVVSGICIRKASNSGPRLRREHLICNNCSSEIEVTSAQKKELRFQSTAKYEKKIQELTESLQRKTDECYQSWMSWTSANEQLENIRMELDNKSYQTYSLDQTLQKQAEKLNGISSTYENKKKFWAAAISDLDKKVQRMKQEHIQLSREAHECVDSIPELNKMVFAVQTLVEQCEDLKVKYNEEQVKRRKLFNQVQEAKGNIRVFCRCRPLSKSEALAGCSMVVDFDAANDGELGILNGGSMKKTFKFDRVYTPKDDQVDVFADASPMVTSVLDGYNVCIFAYGQTGTGKTFTMEGTVEKRGVNYRTLEELFKIAKERSENFTYKISVSVLEVYNEQIRDLLDASSASKKLEIKQASEGFHHIPGIVEAEVENIKEVWDVLQAGSSARAVGSNNVNEHSSRSHCMLCVMVRAKNMINGECTKSKLWLVDLAGSERLAKTDVQGHRLKEAQNINRSLSALGDVISALANKSSHIPYRNSKLTHLLQDSLGGDSKTLMFVQISPSEKDLSETLSSLNFATRVRGIELGPARKQIDTSELQKMKLMLEKAKQESRSKDESIRKLDESLQSIENKARGKDAILKSLQDKIKELENLLESMTSSHLQSEKQVSNLSDRLKGRDETCASLQEKVIELEKKLRKEGQLESASYEKKVKDLEIKLKEQVKESESHSIILQQKVKELERRLIEELEHNSEATSLHQKIKELEDKIREQEQQLACATVSDSAIDSTRSTPLEGKHSVRDELMNDCERRILRSSNSLSHHSSQGPTSQKDDLLHMARRKRLSRNGETENNAAISSDNKGRQSDPPKPFPRISRATAKPVITAQRPTLHGKTSRDPVQGIKERENKKRIWSR, encoded by the exons ATGGAGAACGTTGGGTTAAATTCATCTGAACAAATCCCTGAAGAAATATTAATTCCAGACCCCCACCTTTCTGGGGTGTTCTCCGAAAAACCTATAAATCAAGAATCTGAAAGAGTTTCAGCCATGGATGAGGACCAAACCCGAGAACCTTTAGCTGATTCGATGGTTTGCGATATGGGTTCTAGACTAGTCCCAAAAGGGTTCACAAAACCCAATTGTACAG AGGAAATCATGCTTTTCATTAATGCTGGTGCCCAGGCGTCAGTTGAAATAGATTCCAGTATGAAGTTTCTGGCTGATGACTATTTCCAAGGGGGAAACATATTTCAGACAGAGGAATACATCACTGAGGGTGGTGACTGCCCATTCATCTATCAATCAGCACGACTAGGAAACTGTAGTTATGTGATTGATAATCTTCCTCCTGGAGATTACTGTATTGATCTTCACTTTGTGGAGATTATAAACGTCTTTGGTCCGAAAGGAATGAGAACATTTAATGTGTTCATGCAAGATGAGAAG GTTCTATCTGATTTTGATGTCTTTTCAATTGTTGGCGCCAATAATCCCTTGCAATTAGTTGATGCTAGAGTTTCTATTAAGGAAGAGGGGCCCCTGATAATTAGGTTTGAAGGGATCAGTGGAAGCCCAGTGGTTAGTGGGATTTGCATACGGAAAGCATCTAATTCAG GTCCCAGACTGAGAAGGGAGCATCTTATATGTAATAACTGTTCTTCTGAGATAGAAGTCACATCAGCTCAG AAAAAAGAGCTGCGCTTCCAATCAACCGCAAAATATGAGAAGAAGATACAAGAGCTGACTGAGTCATTGCAGCGCAAGACAGATGAATGTTATCAATCATGGATGTCCTGGACATCCGCTAATGAGCAGCTGGAGAACATTAGGATGGAACTTGACAATAAATCTTACCAGACTTATTCCCTTG ATCAAACTTTACAGAAGCAAGCTGAGAAGCTGAATGGTATTTCAAGCACATATGAGAACAAGAAAAAGTTCTGGGCTGCAGCAATAAGTGATTTGGACAAAAAAGTTCAG AGGATGAAACAAGAGCATATTCAACTTTCTCGGGAAGCACATGAGTGTGTCGATTCAATCCCTGAGTTGAATAAGATGGTCTTTGCAGTTCAGACTCTTG TTGAGCAGTGTGAGGATCTTAAAGTGAAGTACAATGAAGAGCAAGTGAAGAGAAGGAAGCTATTTAATCAAGTGCAGGAGGCAAAAG GAAATATCAGGGTATTCTGTCGATGTCGTCCATTAAGCAAGTCTGAGGCTTTAGCAGGCTGTTCAATGGTTGTAGACTTTGATGCAGCCAACGATGGTGAACTTGGAATTCTGAATGGTGGCTCAATGAAGAAAACCTTCAAATTTGACCGTGTCTACACTCCAAAAGATGATCAAG TTGATGTCTTTGCTGATGCTTCACCTATGGTTACTTCAGTATTAGATGGATACAATGTTTGTATCTTTGCTTATGGGCAAACAGGAACAGGCAAGACATTTACAATGGAGGGCACTGTAGAAAAAAGGGGTGTCAACTATAGGACCCTAGAAGAATTGTTCAAAATTGCCAAGGAGAGGAGTGAGAATTTTACTTATAAGATATCAGTTAGCGTGCTTGAAGTCTACAATGAGCAAATTAGAGACCTTTTGGATGCATCATCTGCATCAAAAAA ATTGGAAATTAAACAAGCATCTGAAGGCTTCCATCATATACCTGGGATAGTGGAAGCAGAAGTGGAAAATATAAAGGAAGTCTGGGATGTGCTGCAGGCTGGAAGCAGTGCAAGAGCAGTTGGATCCAACAACGTGAATGAGCATAGTAGTCGTTCTCACTG CATGCTTTGTGTAATGGTAAGAGCTAAGAACATGATTAACGGAGAGTGTACCAAGAGCAAGCTCTGGCTTGTGGATTTGGCTGGCAGTGAGAGGCTGGCAAAGACTGATGTGCAGGGTCATAGGCTCAAGGAAGCTCAAAACATCAATAGATCTCTTTCAGCTCTTGGAGATGTTATATCTGCTTTAGCAAATAAAAGCAGCCACATTCCTTACAG GAACTCGAAGCTAACACATTTACTCCAAGATTCATTAG GTGGTGATTCCAAGACACTGATGTTTGTACAAATAAGTCCTTCAGAGAAGGACTTGAGCGAAACTCTAAGTTCATTAAACTTTGCAACCCGAGTCAGAGGAATTGAGCTGGGTCCTGCAAGAAAGCAAATTGATACTAGTGAGCTCCagaaaatgaaattgatg CTTGAGAAAGCAAAACAAGAATCTAGATCTAAAGATGAATCGATCAGGAAGCTAGATGAGAGCTTACAGAGCATAGAAAATAAGGCCAGAGGGAAGGATGCTATTTTGAAAAGCCTGCAGGACAAGATCAAAGAATTGGAAAATCTGCTAGAGTCAATGACATCATCACACCTACAGTCAGAAAAACAAGTTTCGAATCTTTCAGATAGATTGAAGGGGAGAGACGAAACATGTGCTAGTCTTCAAGAGAAG GTCATAGAGCTAGAGAAAAAGCTAAGAAAGGAAGGGCAGCTTGAATCTGCATCGTATGAGAAGAAG GTAAAGGATCTTGAAATCAAGCTGAAGGAACAAGTTAAGGAGTCAGAGTCGCACTCTATCATCCTTCAACAAAAG GTTAAGGAGCTTGAGAGAAGATTAATTGAAGAGCTGGAACATAACTCTGAGGCTACTTCACTTCATCAGAAG ATTAAAGAACTCGAAGACAAGATCAGAGAGCAAGAACAACAGTTGGCATGCGCCACAGTTTCTGACTCGGCTATTGATTCAACACGATCCACCCCTCTTGAAGGAAAGCATTCAGTCAGAGATGAGCTAATGAATGATTGTGAACGTCGTATTTTAAGGAGTTCGAATTCGTTAAGCCACCATTCGAGTCAAGGTCCTACTTCCCAGAAGGATGACTTGCTCCACATGGCTAGAAGGAAGCGCTTATCAAGAAATGGAGAGACAGAGAACAATGCTGCCATAtcaagtgataacaaaggcagGCAGTCTGACCCCCCTAAACCATTTCCTAGAATTTCAAGAGCAACAGCCAAGCCGGTGATCACAGCCCAGAGGCCAACCCTTCATGGCAAAACAAGCAGGGACCCAGTTCAGGGAATAAAAGAGcgggaaaacaagaaaaggatTTGGTCAAGGTAA